The proteins below are encoded in one region of Knoellia sp. S7-12:
- a CDS encoding 4-hydroxy-3-methylbut-2-enyl diphosphate reductase — MTATTDQATKRVLLAAPRGYCAGVDRAVVTVEKALDLYGAPVYVRKEIVHNKHVVTTLEKRGAIFVEETDEVPEGATVIFSAHGVAPVVHEEAKALGLKTIDATCPLVTKVHREAVRFASEDYDILLIGHEGHEEVVGTAGEAPEHITLVDGPDDVDNVEVRDPDKVIWLSQTTLSVDETMETVRRLREKFPQLQDPPSDDICYATQNRQLAVKHMAPDCDLMIVVGSRNSSNSVRLVEVALEHGSKAGHLVDFADEIDESWLDGVATVGVTSGASVPELLVRGVLDYLAERGFEDVRPVVAAEESLVFSLPNEIRRDLKAAGLSDKMVHDAGFTEDGSLH; from the coding sequence ATGACCGCCACGACTGACCAGGCCACCAAGCGCGTGCTCCTCGCGGCGCCTCGCGGCTACTGCGCAGGAGTTGATCGGGCTGTCGTCACAGTCGAGAAGGCGCTCGACCTCTATGGGGCTCCGGTCTATGTCCGCAAGGAGATCGTCCACAACAAGCACGTCGTCACGACGCTCGAGAAGCGCGGCGCGATCTTCGTCGAGGAGACCGACGAGGTGCCCGAGGGCGCGACCGTGATCTTCTCGGCGCACGGTGTCGCTCCGGTCGTCCACGAGGAGGCCAAGGCGCTCGGCCTCAAGACGATCGACGCCACCTGCCCCCTCGTCACCAAGGTTCACCGTGAGGCCGTTCGCTTCGCGAGCGAGGACTACGACATCCTGCTCATCGGCCACGAGGGCCACGAAGAGGTCGTCGGCACCGCGGGCGAGGCGCCCGAGCACATCACCCTCGTCGACGGTCCCGACGATGTCGACAACGTCGAGGTCCGTGACCCCGACAAGGTCATCTGGCTCTCACAGACCACCCTGTCCGTCGACGAGACCATGGAGACGGTGCGCCGGCTGCGCGAGAAGTTCCCGCAGTTGCAGGACCCGCCCAGCGACGACATCTGCTATGCCACCCAGAACCGCCAGCTGGCCGTCAAGCACATGGCGCCCGACTGCGATCTCATGATCGTCGTCGGCTCTCGCAACTCCTCGAACTCGGTGCGGCTTGTCGAGGTCGCGCTCGAGCACGGGTCAAAGGCGGGCCACCTCGTGGACTTCGCCGACGAGATCGACGAGTCCTGGCTCGACGGTGTGGCGACGGTCGGTGTCACCTCGGGCGCGTCCGTGCCCGAGCTCCTCGTGCGCGGCGTGCTCGACTACCTCGCCGAGCGTGGGTTCGAGGACGTGCGTCCGGTCGTTGCGGCCGAGGAGTCGCTCGTGTTCTCGCTGCCCAACGAGATCCGGCGCGATCTCAAGGCTGCCGGCCTGTCGGACAAGATGGTTCACGACGCTGGCTTCACCGAAGACGGCTCCCTGCACTGA
- a CDS encoding M23 family metallopeptidase: MSAPEPVVLTFPFTGTWRVENSPARRVPSHGTEAFGVSHAIDFVAVDARGHSAPRTWRTLVGVEAPEGFIGFGVPVLAPVAGEVVAVHDAEPDHEARRSQPRLVAYALGQAGRARRGITGLAGNHVVIQIAPSGPFVLLAHLRQGSATVRVGDTVATGTQVGECGNSGNSTEPHVHVQVSDSIGGIDAEGVPLTFRGDDGLWIPGEGVIVTVG, translated from the coding sequence GTGAGCGCACCCGAGCCGGTCGTCCTCACCTTCCCCTTCACCGGGACGTGGAGGGTGGAGAACTCACCTGCGCGCCGCGTCCCCAGTCACGGCACGGAAGCGTTCGGGGTCTCTCATGCCATCGACTTCGTGGCGGTCGATGCGCGGGGTCACTCTGCTCCGCGGACCTGGCGCACGCTGGTCGGCGTCGAGGCTCCGGAAGGGTTCATCGGGTTCGGCGTGCCGGTGCTCGCTCCGGTCGCAGGCGAGGTCGTGGCGGTCCATGACGCCGAGCCCGATCACGAGGCACGTCGGTCCCAACCGCGGCTTGTGGCATATGCCCTCGGGCAGGCCGGCCGAGCCCGCCGCGGGATCACCGGACTCGCGGGCAACCACGTCGTCATCCAGATCGCACCGTCTGGCCCTTTTGTCCTGCTTGCCCACCTGCGGCAGGGGTCGGCGACGGTCCGAGTCGGTGACACCGTGGCAACGGGCACGCAGGTGGGGGAGTGCGGCAACTCCGGCAACAGCACCGAGCCGCACGTCCACGTCCAGGTGAGCGACTCGATCGGTGGGATCGATGCCGAAGGAGTGCCGCTCACCTTCCGGGGTGACGACGGACTGTGGATCCCCGGCGAGGGTGTGATCGTCACAGTCGGTTGA
- a CDS encoding DNA recombination protein RmuC codes for MNPWIALVGGIVIGALAAYLLLKQAYAVRVASVATERDLLRERVVDLEASLAEDLETASLLAPLRDALGRVESQVGVLERDRVEQFGAIRAVMGRVESEAQQLGRQTQSLAGSLRSSSVRGSWGEVQLRRVLEVSGMLARCDFEEQVRARSRHDREVRPDVVVRLPGDRSLVIDAKAPMAAFLEAQTEELPDDERAELLRDHARALRQHVHALAAKDYWSAFDTTPEMVVCFVPSDAMLGAALAADPGMHERAMASRVVLVGPGTLLALLRTVAFGWQQDSLSSSARELLTLGQELYRRLGTLGTHTAKMGRSLHATVESYNQFVGALESRVFVTARRMQELEIVTDDLPQLAPLETGPRVLTAIELLEAVGVDHERPDLLLDLPSPDDQSGSRAG; via the coding sequence ATGAACCCGTGGATCGCGTTGGTGGGCGGCATCGTCATCGGTGCGCTGGCGGCATACCTGCTTCTCAAGCAGGCGTATGCCGTGCGCGTCGCTTCCGTGGCGACCGAGCGTGATCTGCTGCGCGAGAGGGTTGTCGACCTCGAGGCGTCGCTCGCCGAGGACCTCGAGACGGCCTCGTTGCTCGCACCCCTTCGAGATGCTCTGGGCCGGGTGGAGAGTCAGGTGGGAGTTCTCGAGCGTGACCGCGTCGAACAGTTCGGCGCGATCCGGGCCGTCATGGGCCGGGTCGAGTCCGAGGCCCAGCAGCTGGGGCGTCAGACGCAGTCCCTCGCAGGCTCGTTGCGTTCGTCCTCGGTGCGCGGGTCCTGGGGTGAAGTGCAGCTGCGCCGCGTTCTCGAGGTCTCGGGCATGTTGGCGCGCTGCGACTTCGAGGAGCAGGTGCGGGCTCGGAGCCGGCACGACCGCGAGGTGCGCCCCGACGTCGTCGTCCGCCTGCCCGGTGATCGGTCGCTCGTCATCGACGCCAAGGCGCCTATGGCTGCCTTCCTCGAGGCCCAGACCGAGGAGCTGCCCGACGACGAGCGGGCTGAGCTGCTTCGCGACCATGCCAGGGCGCTGCGGCAGCACGTGCATGCCCTCGCGGCCAAGGACTACTGGTCGGCGTTCGACACGACGCCCGAGATGGTCGTCTGCTTCGTGCCGAGTGACGCCATGCTCGGCGCCGCCCTCGCTGCCGACCCAGGGATGCACGAGCGAGCGATGGCCTCGCGCGTCGTCCTGGTCGGGCCGGGCACACTGTTGGCACTCCTGCGCACAGTGGCGTTCGGTTGGCAGCAGGACTCGCTGAGCTCCAGCGCGCGCGAGCTGCTCACCCTTGGGCAGGAGCTATATCGACGGCTGGGCACGCTCGGCACGCACACGGCCAAGATGGGGCGTTCGCTGCATGCGACGGTCGAGAGCTACAACCAGTTCGTGGGAGCTCTCGAGTCCCGGGTGTTCGTCACGGCTCGGAGGATGCAGGAGCTCGAGATCGTCACCGACGATCTGCCGCAGCTCGCGCCGCTCGAGACCGGCCCCCGCGTCCTCACGGCGATTGAGTTGCTCGAGGCCGTGGGTGTCGACCACGAGCGCCCCGATCTCCTGCTCGACCTCCCCTCGCCCGACGATCAGTCCGGCTCGCGAGCCGGATAG